Proteins co-encoded in one Acidobacteriota bacterium genomic window:
- a CDS encoding alginate lyase family protein: MALATMAKPLDKFKKIRSLDEVLTRGGQALSVFREQRGGGGEIPTDEEFVKLIEADQFAGKPVIAETIWQKFFKNGSEKFFLSFKEPNASIEVFNSTFGEEVATSFISAAENIVEGRIDLMGLKNLYVGREIDWHREPLSSKRSPLKHWKKFDDLDTSETGNKKVIWELNRHQHFFTLGVAYWLTGEERFADAFVRHLDSWMKENPPGLGINWASSLEVAFRSMSWIWAFHFFKNSDRFTPELFHGAVKYLYLHGRHIERYLSTYYSPNTHITGEALGLYYLGTQLPFLDKAAHWRKLGEDILFSQIPKQVFRDGVYFEQSTWYQRYTADFYAHFVVLRSLWGEPYYHPAAVDLENRLEQTFDFLMQVTMPDGKTPIIGDDDGGRMLPLTTAESDDFRGTLALSAVIFDRSDQKYVSEKPSEDLFWLTGPDSIKLFTAIEAEEPAITSTDFANGGYCVMRDGWSDTDNYLIVDCGEVGSLAGGHGHADAMSIEVAVHGKTLLVDSGTYTYHESCELRDYFRSTAAHNTLEIDGVSSSEPATAFSWKTRAEAKRDNWISTDRFDLFEGSHNGYERLNDPATHSRSILFLKNDYWIIRDLVETQGEHQYSLNFHFDTGVRTNIGGEGRWIGGTDHRIYTFGDNGSWDHKESWISKNHGNRTNAPFMRFISKGSGKQEFFTFVMPMDAGVTPPEVSEVEMASGRAFVIRYVGYMDVFVVNDERGLLDNGIFSSSFRYSWARLSSEESAPDEFVLIDGDQLLLEGNEAFESGHVEYAAIRRLGNDVYVKTQKEMRTFPLRFIDRRKKDRRLLNSDRRRAEQ; encoded by the coding sequence ATGGCGTTAGCGACGATGGCAAAACCGCTCGATAAATTCAAGAAGATCCGCAGTCTGGATGAGGTGCTAACGCGCGGCGGTCAGGCTCTTTCGGTGTTTCGGGAACAACGCGGCGGCGGTGGTGAGATACCGACCGATGAGGAGTTCGTAAAACTGATCGAAGCGGACCAGTTCGCAGGAAAGCCGGTCATTGCCGAAACCATCTGGCAGAAGTTCTTCAAAAACGGTTCGGAAAAGTTCTTTCTTTCGTTCAAAGAGCCTAATGCCTCAATCGAGGTGTTCAATTCGACATTTGGCGAGGAAGTCGCCACGTCCTTCATTTCTGCGGCTGAGAATATTGTTGAAGGCCGCATCGATCTGATGGGGCTTAAGAATCTGTACGTCGGCCGAGAGATAGATTGGCATCGTGAGCCGCTGTCTTCAAAGCGGTCGCCACTCAAGCACTGGAAAAAGTTCGATGACCTCGATACTTCAGAGACTGGAAACAAGAAGGTCATTTGGGAACTCAACCGTCATCAGCATTTCTTTACGCTCGGCGTGGCGTATTGGTTAACCGGGGAAGAACGTTTTGCAGACGCCTTTGTCCGCCATCTAGACTCCTGGATGAAGGAGAATCCTCCGGGACTCGGCATAAACTGGGCGAGCAGCCTAGAGGTCGCGTTCAGGTCAATGTCGTGGATCTGGGCGTTTCATTTCTTCAAGAATTCCGACCGATTTACGCCAGAGCTGTTTCACGGAGCTGTCAAGTATCTATACCTTCACGGCCGTCATATAGAGCGATATCTCTCGACATACTACAGCCCGAATACGCACATTACTGGCGAAGCCCTCGGTCTTTATTACCTCGGAACACAACTGCCGTTTCTCGACAAAGCGGCCCATTGGCGAAAGTTGGGCGAAGATATCCTGTTCAGCCAGATCCCAAAGCAAGTGTTCCGTGATGGGGTATATTTTGAGCAAAGCACGTGGTATCAGCGATATACAGCGGATTTTTATGCTCACTTTGTTGTGCTGAGATCTCTGTGGGGCGAGCCCTATTATCATCCCGCGGCTGTTGATCTGGAAAACCGATTAGAGCAAACGTTCGACTTCCTTATGCAGGTGACGATGCCGGACGGAAAAACCCCGATCATCGGCGACGACGACGGCGGCCGTATGCTTCCGCTGACGACCGCCGAATCGGACGATTTTCGCGGAACTCTAGCTCTGAGCGCCGTTATTTTTGACCGCAGCGATCAAAAATATGTGAGCGAAAAGCCGAGCGAAGATCTATTCTGGTTGACCGGTCCGGATTCGATCAAGTTATTCACGGCCATCGAGGCAGAAGAACCCGCCATAACCTCAACTGATTTCGCCAACGGCGGCTATTGCGTCATGCGTGATGGATGGAGCGACACGGACAATTATCTCATCGTCGATTGCGGCGAAGTTGGTTCGCTTGCGGGTGGTCACGGCCATGCCGATGCAATGTCTATTGAGGTTGCGGTTCACGGTAAGACGCTGCTTGTTGATTCGGGAACATACACATATCACGAGTCCTGTGAGCTTCGCGACTATTTCCGGTCCACGGCGGCACACAATACGCTCGAGATCGACGGCGTTTCTTCATCTGAGCCGGCAACCGCATTTAGCTGGAAGACGAGAGCAGAGGCAAAAAGAGATAATTGGATATCTACCGATCGATTTGACCTGTTTGAAGGATCGCACAACGGTTACGAGCGGTTGAATGACCCGGCGACGCACAGTCGGAGCATTCTGTTTTTGAAAAATGATTATTGGATCATTCGTGACCTGGTTGAGACACAAGGCGAACATCAATACTCTCTGAATTTTCATTTCGATACAGGCGTTCGAACAAATATAGGCGGCGAAGGCAGATGGATCGGCGGAACTGACCATCGCATCTACACTTTCGGAGACAACGGTAGCTGGGATCATAAAGAAAGCTGGATCTCGAAGAACCACGGGAACCGGACAAATGCCCCGTTCATGCGGTTCATTTCCAAGGGCAGCGGGAAACAAGAGTTTTTTACCTTCGTAATGCCGATGGACGCTGGTGTGACGCCACCCGAGGTTTCTGAAGTTGAGATGGCATCAGGTAGAGCATTTGTCATTCGATATGTCGGATATATGGACGTTTTCGTCGTCAATGACGAGCGTGGTTTGCTAGATAACGGAATATTCTCGTCAAGTTTTAGATATTCGTGGGCGCGGCTCAGCAGCGAAGAGTCTGCCCCGGACGAATTCGTATTGATCGATGGAGATCAGTTGTTGCTCGAGGGAAATGAAGCGTTCGAATCAGGGCATGTCGAATACGCTGCAATACGGCGGCTTGGCAACGATGTTTACGTCAAGACTCAGAAAGAAATGCGTACTTTCCCTCTCCGGTTCATCGACCGCAGAAAGAAAGACCGCCGTCTGCTAAACTCCGACCGCCGCCGTGCCGAACAGTGA
- a CDS encoding glycosyltransferase, whose amino-acid sequence MKKRVLQFIGSFNQGGSERQAIALSRLLKNEGSFEVFAATLSNEGILRAEIDEIGLPAIPEFPLTSFYNANFVKQVRACAKYLKENQIDLIHTHDFYTNVFGMAAASMANVKARIASKRETGGMRSVRQDMVEKFAFGRANTIVVNSESVVNYLKVRGIPATKIHLIYNGLDTERFNITLNDRAGFLQKYLLPEDDGIRLITLVANLRHDVKNIPMLLRAATAVLASDTTAHFVIAGEGGLKDGLQAMAIELGIGNNVHFIGRCSDVPELLTNSYACVLTSTAEGFSNAILEYMAAAKPVVATNVGGASEAIVHDRSGYLINSDDDGSLAVHLLDLLGDPSKAARLGAEGRRIATSSFSESTQLQQTVQLYESLLR is encoded by the coding sequence GTGAAAAAACGAGTTCTACAGTTTATCGGGAGCTTTAACCAGGGCGGCTCGGAACGCCAGGCGATAGCTCTATCACGATTGCTGAAGAATGAAGGATCATTCGAAGTTTTCGCCGCGACGCTCAGCAATGAAGGCATTTTGCGGGCGGAGATCGACGAGATCGGGCTGCCGGCGATTCCCGAATTTCCACTAACATCCTTCTACAATGCGAACTTCGTCAAGCAGGTACGTGCGTGCGCTAAATACCTGAAAGAAAATCAAATAGATCTCATCCACACGCATGATTTTTATACGAATGTTTTCGGAATGGCGGCCGCCTCGATGGCAAATGTGAAAGCTCGAATTGCTTCGAAACGTGAAACCGGTGGTATGAGGTCCGTTCGCCAGGATATGGTAGAGAAGTTCGCCTTTGGCCGGGCGAATACGATCGTTGTAAATTCCGAATCAGTCGTAAATTATCTTAAGGTCCGTGGAATTCCAGCTACGAAAATCCACCTGATCTACAATGGGCTCGATACCGAGAGATTCAACATTACCTTGAACGATCGAGCGGGTTTTTTGCAAAAGTACTTGTTGCCCGAAGATGATGGAATTCGACTGATCACACTCGTTGCGAACCTGCGTCACGATGTTAAGAATATCCCGATGCTGCTTCGGGCGGCCACGGCCGTACTAGCTTCAGATACTACAGCACATTTCGTAATTGCCGGCGAAGGTGGCTTAAAAGACGGTTTGCAGGCAATGGCGATTGAACTTGGTATCGGCAACAACGTTCATTTCATTGGCCGATGTAGCGATGTTCCGGAACTGCTTACGAATTCGTATGCGTGTGTTCTCACATCAACTGCTGAAGGGTTTTCAAATGCCATCCTCGAATACATGGCTGCGGCTAAACCAGTCGTCGCGACGAATGTTGGCGGTGCGAGCGAGGCGATCGTCCATGATCGAAGCGGCTATCTGATAAATTCTGATGACGACGGATCGCTCGCCGTACATCTGCTCGATCTCCTCGGCGATCCTTCGAAAGCGGCTCGTCTTGGTGCCGAAGGAAGGCGGATCGCAACCTCAAGCTTCTCTGAATCGACTCAGTTACAGCAAACGGTTCAGCTGTACGAGTCCCTATTGCGGTAA
- a CDS encoding glycosyltransferase family 4 protein — MSIHVLQLGPYPPPEGGVSRNMLAIRDELVKRGDKCSIIATSRSTSIRDEPDVYHPTGASEILKLLSSLRYEIVHLHVGGELNSRVLSLAMIASLFGRKRSVLTVHSGAFPLTDEAKVARRFSKHGITFRRFGAIIAVNDALAETFRRFGVADKKIHKILPFSLRPPDASVAVPLELARFIANHSPLLLSVGGLEKDYDPLFQIEAMRQVLQDFPKAGLLLVGEGSLRSEVENAVAGSNYTESILVAGNVEHAATLHLIDKADILLRTTLFDGDAISVREALFLGTPVIATENGMRPEGTHLIQIGDKENFLEKVREISQTIHREPRGIGDTDNIDAVIDLYEQMLVT, encoded by the coding sequence ATGTCGATCCACGTTTTACAACTAGGCCCATATCCGCCGCCCGAGGGCGGCGTGAGCCGGAATATGCTTGCGATCCGAGACGAGCTAGTAAAACGCGGTGATAAATGCTCGATCATTGCCACATCTCGAAGTACTTCGATCAGGGACGAACCCGACGTCTACCATCCAACCGGGGCTTCGGAAATTCTCAAGCTGCTGTCGTCGCTGAGATACGAGATTGTGCATCTCCATGTCGGCGGCGAGCTTAATAGCCGAGTGCTGAGCCTTGCCATGATCGCATCGCTCTTTGGCCGTAAGAGAAGTGTGCTTACCGTACATTCCGGAGCATTTCCGCTAACCGACGAAGCAAAAGTTGCCAGGCGATTTTCGAAACACGGCATCACGTTTCGCCGTTTTGGAGCGATCATTGCGGTTAACGATGCACTTGCTGAGACTTTTCGCCGATTTGGCGTCGCGGATAAAAAAATACACAAGATACTGCCATTTTCGTTGAGGCCGCCGGACGCGAGCGTTGCCGTTCCGCTCGAGCTAGCCCGCTTTATTGCAAATCATTCACCGCTATTGCTTTCTGTAGGCGGCCTTGAAAAGGATTACGATCCATTGTTTCAGATCGAGGCGATGCGGCAGGTCTTACAAGATTTTCCAAAAGCAGGGTTGCTGTTGGTTGGCGAAGGCTCGCTCCGCAGCGAGGTCGAAAATGCGGTCGCCGGAAGTAATTATACTGAAAGTATCCTGGTTGCCGGCAACGTTGAACACGCCGCTACGCTTCACCTGATAGACAAAGCCGATATTTTATTGCGAACAACGCTATTTGACGGAGATGCGATCTCAGTTCGTGAAGCGCTTTTCCTCGGAACGCCGGTTATTGCAACGGAAAATGGCATGAGGCCTGAAGGTACGCATTTGATCCAGATCGGCGACAAGGAGAATTTCCTCGAGAAGGTTCGGGAGATCTCTCAGACAATACACAGGGAGCCGCGAGGAATTGGGGATACGGATAATATCGACGCAGTGATCGACCTCTACGAACAAATGCTCGTTACCTAG